Proteins encoded within one genomic window of Microbacterium sp. zg-B185:
- a CDS encoding VOC family protein: MNEVIEVRADKLAADTAMGAVTLLVGDLDGMTRYYRDVVTLDVLAADDRSALGDRAVTNSVTLGRVGRPIVVLQHDPALTHASPGSAGLYHTAILFETQAALAAALYSVARHAPETFTGSADHLVSQAFYFTDPEGNGIELYWDRDRTDWSWVHGQVEMSTLYLDPNAFLGRHLTEEAAEARVTQDAASVGHVHLSVGDVATARAFYVDALGFDETLSVGDQAVFVSAGGYHHHMAMNVWSSRGAGPRMPALGLGRVDLALPDDDAIGSLGERLRAHGFAVRDDGRTLGFSDPWNNRILASVGH, translated from the coding sequence ATGAATGAAGTGATCGAGGTCCGGGCGGACAAGCTGGCCGCCGACACCGCCATGGGTGCAGTCACCCTGCTCGTCGGCGACCTCGACGGCATGACCCGCTACTACCGCGACGTGGTCACCCTGGACGTGCTGGCCGCCGACGATCGCAGCGCGCTCGGCGATCGGGCGGTGACCAACTCGGTGACCCTCGGTCGCGTCGGCCGCCCGATCGTCGTGCTGCAGCACGATCCGGCGCTCACGCACGCCTCCCCGGGCTCGGCCGGTCTGTACCACACGGCGATCCTGTTCGAGACGCAGGCGGCCCTCGCCGCGGCGCTGTACTCGGTCGCACGGCACGCGCCGGAGACGTTCACCGGCTCGGCCGATCACCTGGTCAGCCAGGCGTTCTACTTCACCGACCCGGAGGGCAACGGCATCGAGTTGTACTGGGACCGCGATCGCACGGACTGGTCCTGGGTGCATGGCCAGGTCGAGATGTCGACTCTGTACCTCGATCCGAACGCGTTCCTCGGCCGGCACCTGACCGAAGAGGCGGCCGAAGCGCGGGTGACGCAGGATGCGGCATCCGTCGGCCATGTGCACCTGTCCGTCGGGGACGTCGCGACCGCCCGCGCCTTCTACGTCGATGCGCTCGGATTCGACGAGACCCTGAGCGTGGGCGATCAGGCGGTGTTCGTCAGCGCCGGCGGATACCACCACCACATGGCGATGAACGTGTGGAGCTCCCGCGGTGCGGGGCCGCGGATGCCGGCTCTCGGCCTCGGCCGGGTGGATCTCGCACTGCCGGACGACGACGCGATCGGCTCGCTCGGCGAGCGTCTGCGCGCGCACGGGTTCGCCGTCCGCGACGACGGACGCACCCTGGGCTTCAGCGATCCGTGGAACAACCGGATCCTCGCCTCGGTCGGTCACTGA
- a CDS encoding phosphoribosylaminoimidazolesuccinocarboxamide synthase, translated as MTTPLELAGWRHRYSGKVRDLYAPAEPSTGPQRLLVVASDRVSAFDHVLSPGIPGKGVLLTTLSLWWFDMLAGGDGGRAIPNHLLPSRLLTRGQDGVPNTADDLVSLIPAEVAGRAMVVQTLAMEPIECVVRGYLTGSGWAEYTQSGTVCGIPLPSGLQNGDRLPEPIFTPAFKAPMGEHDENISFERTAEIVGAQRAAELRDLSLEIYRRAARTAERRGLILADTKFEFGTDDAGVLTLADEVLTSDSSRYWDAAAWESGATPSERMASFDKQIVRDWLAANWAPQDRAGTPPRLPAEIVERTADRYRELLERLTG; from the coding sequence GTGACAACCCCTCTCGAGCTCGCCGGCTGGCGCCACCGATACTCCGGCAAGGTCCGCGACCTGTACGCCCCGGCGGAACCGTCGACGGGTCCGCAGCGCCTGCTCGTGGTGGCCAGTGATCGGGTCAGCGCGTTCGACCACGTGCTCTCCCCCGGCATCCCCGGTAAGGGTGTGCTGCTGACCACGCTGAGCCTGTGGTGGTTCGACATGCTGGCCGGCGGTGACGGCGGCCGCGCCATCCCCAACCATCTGCTTCCGTCCCGCCTGCTCACCCGCGGCCAAGACGGTGTGCCGAACACCGCCGACGATCTCGTCTCGCTCATCCCGGCCGAGGTCGCAGGGCGCGCGATGGTCGTGCAGACCCTGGCGATGGAGCCGATCGAGTGCGTCGTGCGCGGCTACCTCACCGGCTCCGGATGGGCGGAGTACACCCAGAGCGGCACCGTGTGCGGCATCCCCCTGCCGTCCGGGCTGCAGAACGGGGACCGACTGCCCGAGCCCATCTTCACGCCCGCATTCAAGGCGCCGATGGGCGAGCACGACGAGAACATCTCGTTCGAGCGCACCGCCGAGATCGTCGGCGCTCAGCGCGCAGCGGAGCTGCGCGACCTGTCCTTGGAGATCTACCGGCGCGCCGCACGGACGGCCGAGCGACGGGGCCTGATCCTGGCCGACACGAAGTTCGAGTTCGGCACCGACGACGCCGGCGTGCTGACTCTGGCCGACGAGGTGCTCACCAGCGACTCCTCTCGGTACTGGGATGCCGCGGCGTGGGAGTCCGGCGCCACCCCGTCCGAGCGCATGGCGAGCTTCGACAAGCAGATCGTGCGGGACTGGCTCGCGGCGAACTGGGCGCCGCAGGACCGCGCCGGCACCCCGCCCCGGCTGCCGGCGGAGATCGTCGAACGGACCGCGGATCGCTATCGCGAGCTGTTGGAGCGACTCACCGGCTGA
- a CDS encoding siderophore-interacting protein — translation MTDTTIPEARPAVADRFAREGGRNRFTARRATVTGVQRIAPPLVRVTVSGPDFADFTSGGPADHVRVFFPDPVTGELVAPIPVGPGADGIVRPDRASISRDFTPLPRAVDGGFEIDLDFFVHPDPGPASSWAESARTGDQLVVLGPRGSRRAPQDLDGLVLICDETSLPSASRWVRDIPPGTGVDVIAAVQGTGDWVAGYLGQVPGVPIRVHLARPDASGASVLGALADLPPIGPGVFVWAAGEASALVPVRRHLRRTLGLPAAQAQVSGYWRHGLVALDHHAPIDPTDPD, via the coding sequence ATGACCGACACGACGATTCCCGAGGCCCGGCCCGCTGTTGCGGATCGGTTCGCGCGCGAAGGCGGCCGGAACCGGTTCACCGCGCGGCGGGCCACCGTGACCGGAGTCCAGCGCATCGCTCCGCCCCTCGTGCGTGTGACCGTGTCCGGTCCCGACTTCGCCGACTTCACCAGCGGTGGTCCCGCCGATCACGTGCGCGTGTTCTTCCCGGACCCGGTGACCGGTGAGCTGGTGGCACCCATCCCGGTGGGCCCGGGTGCGGACGGCATCGTGCGCCCGGACCGCGCATCGATCTCACGGGACTTCACCCCGCTGCCGCGCGCCGTGGACGGCGGCTTCGAGATCGACCTTGACTTCTTCGTGCACCCCGACCCCGGGCCCGCCTCGTCGTGGGCGGAGTCCGCGCGGACCGGCGACCAGCTCGTCGTGCTCGGGCCACGCGGTTCGCGGCGGGCGCCGCAGGATCTGGACGGGTTGGTCCTGATCTGCGATGAGACCTCGCTGCCTTCGGCCAGCCGCTGGGTGCGGGATATCCCCCCAGGCACGGGGGTGGATGTCATCGCGGCCGTCCAGGGAACCGGAGACTGGGTCGCCGGCTACCTCGGCCAGGTTCCGGGTGTGCCGATCCGCGTGCACCTCGCGCGGCCGGACGCGTCCGGTGCGAGCGTCCTCGGCGCCCTGGCGGATCTCCCGCCGATCGGCCCCGGTGTGTTCGTGTGGGCGGCGGGTGAGGCTTCCGCTCTGGTGCCGGTCCGGCGCCACCTGCGTCGCACACTGGGGCTGCCGGCCGCGCAGGCCCAGGTGAGCGGGTACTGGCGCCACGGTCTGGTGGCGTTAGATCACCACGCGCCGATCGATCCCACCGACCCGGACTGA